Proteins from a single region of Mucilaginibacter daejeonensis:
- a CDS encoding BamA/TamA family outer membrane protein yields MKRHLTFFALLSILAIPAYAQKEGFIKRISPKFVRKMLWEKDSSRSASFFLLPVLSSAPETGLEVGASALYSFYTDTSRITRVSNVFGYGTFTTKGQQRASISTNYWTPQNRYHYTGVVSFVNFPFDFYGIGNATRKAEEQRISEKRLRVNYLAEKRLGDYVYIGYTIGGYNFTYRIDNLGRAFESQLTDRDRNGGSGLYIGPSITFDNRNNNTYTTKGLVFTAYAHFMQGLFSDNYYRGTFLNMEYAQFFKLHKRWVLGVNAQEQSLFGGQTPFYLLPELGNDEMMRGYYNGRYRDKHLIAGQTELRYRLSDRLGLAGFVGTGTVFRNSFSFDQLKPNYGGGLRYFFDTEKGLTMRVDYGVGQQPAGEKRQQGFYLSLGESF; encoded by the coding sequence ATGAAAAGACACCTTACGTTTTTTGCCTTACTGTCAATATTGGCTATACCTGCATACGCTCAGAAAGAAGGCTTCATCAAACGCATATCGCCCAAATTTGTGCGCAAGATGCTTTGGGAGAAAGATAGCAGCCGCAGTGCCAGTTTTTTCCTGCTGCCGGTCCTGAGTTCGGCCCCTGAGACGGGACTGGAAGTGGGCGCGTCGGCCTTGTATTCCTTTTACACCGACACCAGCCGCATCACCCGCGTATCAAATGTGTTCGGTTACGGCACGTTTACTACCAAGGGCCAGCAAAGGGCCAGCATCAGCACCAACTACTGGACCCCGCAGAACCGCTACCACTATACCGGCGTGGTCAGCTTCGTGAACTTTCCTTTCGACTTTTACGGTATCGGCAACGCCACCCGCAAAGCCGAAGAGCAACGTATCAGCGAAAAGCGCTTGCGGGTGAACTATTTGGCCGAAAAAAGATTGGGAGACTATGTTTACATCGGTTACACGATCGGTGGATACAACTTCACTTATCGCATAGATAACCTGGGCCGGGCGTTTGAATCGCAATTGACCGACCGCGACCGCAACGGCGGTTCAGGCTTGTACATTGGCCCGAGTATAACTTTTGATAACCGGAACAACAACACTTACACCACCAAAGGATTGGTGTTCACGGCTTATGCCCACTTCATGCAGGGGCTGTTCAGCGATAATTACTACCGCGGCACTTTCCTCAACATGGAGTACGCACAGTTCTTCAAACTTCATAAACGTTGGGTACTGGGTGTGAACGCACAGGAGCAAAGCCTTTTTGGCGGACAAACGCCTTTTTACCTGTTGCCGGAGTTAGGTAACGATGAGATGATGCGGGGCTACTACAATGGCCGCTACCGTGATAAGCATTTGATAGCCGGACAAACCGAACTGCGTTACCGGTTAAGCGACCGCTTAGGGCTGGCAGGCTTTGTGGGTACCGGCACGGTGTTCCGCAACTCGTTCTCTTTTGATCAGCTTAAACCGAACTACGGAGGTGGATTGCGCTACTTTTTTGATACCGAGAAGGGCCTGACCATGCGGGTAGATTACGGGGTTGGCCAGCAACCCGCCGGCGAAAAGCGCCAGCAAGGTTTTTATCTGAGCTTAGGCGAATCGTTTTGA
- a CDS encoding deoxyhypusine synthase family protein — protein sequence MSTTRGPISQFIEKNYLHFNAAALVDAAKGYETHLLEGGKMMVTLAGAMSTAELGISLAEMIRQGKIDIISCTGANLEEDIMNLVAHSHYKRVPNYRDLSPQDEWDLLENHYNRVTDTCIPEEEAFRRLQKHIHKIWKDADDAGERYFPHEYMYKILLSGELEQYYEIDPKNSWMLAAAERNLPIVVPGWEDSTMGNIFASYVIKNEIKATTMKSGIEYMGWLADWYVKNSEGKGIGFFQIGGGIAGDFPICVVPMLYQDMEMENIPFWSYFCQISDSTTSYGSYSGAVPNEKITWGKLDVNTPKFIVESDATIVAPLIFAWLLGQ from the coding sequence ATGAGCACTACAAGAGGACCCATATCACAGTTCATCGAAAAGAACTACCTGCACTTTAATGCTGCCGCATTGGTAGATGCAGCTAAAGGATACGAGACCCACCTGCTGGAAGGCGGCAAAATGATGGTGACACTGGCCGGTGCCATGAGTACTGCCGAGCTGGGCATATCACTGGCCGAGATGATCCGCCAGGGCAAGATCGATATCATTAGCTGTACAGGTGCCAACCTTGAAGAGGATATCATGAACCTGGTAGCACACTCGCACTACAAGCGTGTACCTAATTACCGTGACCTTAGTCCGCAGGATGAGTGGGATCTGTTAGAGAACCACTACAACCGCGTTACCGATACCTGCATACCCGAAGAAGAGGCCTTCCGTCGTTTACAAAAGCACATCCACAAAATCTGGAAAGATGCTGACGATGCCGGCGAGCGTTACTTCCCGCATGAGTATATGTACAAGATACTATTGAGCGGTGAGCTGGAGCAGTACTACGAGATCGACCCTAAGAACTCATGGATGCTGGCCGCTGCCGAGCGTAACCTGCCGATCGTGGTACCAGGATGGGAAGATAGCACCATGGGTAACATCTTCGCCTCATATGTGATCAAGAACGAGATTAAAGCCACCACCATGAAAAGCGGTATCGAATACATGGGCTGGCTGGCCGACTGGTATGTAAAGAACTCAGAAGGTAAAGGGATTGGTTTCTTCCAGATCGGTGGCGGTATAGCCGGCGATTTTCCGATCTGCGTGGTGCCTATGCTGTATCAGGATATGGAGATGGAGAACATTCCGTTCTGGAGCTATTTCTGCCAGATCAGTGATTCTACCACCTCATACGGCTCATACTCGGGGGCGGTACCTAATGAGAAGATAACCTGGGGTAAGCTGGATGTGAACACACCAAAGTTCATTGTAGAGAGCGATGCTACCATCGTGGCTCCGTTGATCTTTGCCTGGTTGTTAGGTCAATAA
- a CDS encoding cytochrome c3 family protein, producing MASFAARAEGDAAKGEALYKAKCSSCHKLDVRMTGPALGPTITSETDDKWLTKWIQNNQALIAAKDPKALKIYNEYNQAGMNVFTELSDGDVADIITYVRTEYKKMQETPKAGGATGAAAEDSTPSSFMIFGLLAVVIISFIVILVLNRAIGTLEKLLLKRKDLAPEELAVEEEVAVDRLAGLKKLAKNKKLVFFFVLASVIAGGSWSWVTMWNTNMHQGYQPVQPIKYSHELHAGVMKINCQYCHGGAYKSKNATIPSLNVCMNCHKTVKTESPEIHKIYDALGYDASTQKYDTTKARPIQWVRVHNLPDFAYFNHSQHVKVAGLECQKCHGPIQTMKEVYQYSPLTMKWCIQCHRRTDVAVKGNAYYENMIDVHERLKKGEKLTAAAMGGLECGKCHY from the coding sequence GTGGCAAGTTTTGCTGCTCGTGCCGAAGGCGATGCCGCCAAGGGCGAAGCTTTGTATAAGGCCAAATGTAGCTCGTGCCATAAACTGGACGTTCGTATGACCGGTCCGGCGTTGGGTCCTACCATCACCTCGGAAACTGACGATAAATGGTTGACCAAATGGATCCAGAACAACCAGGCTCTTATCGCTGCTAAAGACCCTAAAGCATTAAAGATCTACAACGAGTACAACCAGGCGGGCATGAACGTGTTCACCGAGTTGAGCGATGGCGATGTGGCCGACATCATCACTTATGTTCGTACCGAATATAAGAAGATGCAAGAGACCCCTAAAGCAGGTGGCGCTACCGGTGCTGCTGCTGAGGATAGCACACCAAGCAGCTTCATGATCTTTGGTCTGTTAGCCGTAGTGATCATCTCTTTCATTGTTATCCTGGTGCTTAACCGCGCTATCGGTACTTTAGAGAAGTTATTACTTAAACGCAAAGACCTTGCTCCTGAGGAGTTAGCTGTAGAGGAAGAGGTTGCTGTTGACCGTTTAGCTGGTTTGAAGAAACTGGCCAAGAACAAGAAACTGGTATTCTTCTTTGTACTGGCATCAGTGATAGCTGGGGGTAGCTGGAGCTGGGTGACCATGTGGAACACTAACATGCACCAGGGTTATCAACCGGTACAACCGATCAAATACTCTCACGAGTTGCACGCTGGTGTGATGAAGATCAACTGTCAGTACTGCCACGGTGGTGCTTACAAGAGCAAGAACGCTACCATTCCTTCGCTTAACGTGTGTATGAACTGCCACAAAACAGTGAAGACCGAATCACCTGAGATCCACAAGATCTATGATGCATTGGGTTATGATGCCAGCACGCAGAAATACGATACCACTAAGGCTCGTCCTATCCAGTGGGTACGTGTACACAACCTGCCTGACTTCGCTTACTTCAACCACTCACAACACGTAAAAGTGGCTGGTTTGGAGTGCCAAAAATGTCACGGTCCTATCCAGACCATGAAGGAGGTTTACCAATACTCACCGCTTACCATGAAATGGTGTATCCAGTGTCACCGTCGTACCGACGTTGCGGTTAAAGGCAACGCTTACTACGAGAACATGATCGATGTGCACGAGCGCCTGAAAAAAGGTGAGAAACTTACAGCTGCTGCAATGGGCGGTCTGGAGTGCGGTAAATGCCACTATTAA
- a CDS encoding TAT-variant-translocated molybdopterin oxidoreductase: protein MESNKKYWKGLEELNNTPEFVEKNKHEFAEPIPIEEVLSGTGLTGKTPRRNFLKTVGFGIGAVSLAACQKTPVHKSIPYLIKPEEVTPGIANFYVSSYEGQAILVKTREGRPIKIEGNPNDLFGQGGVSAQTQAAVLDLYDSNRLKGPMQDQGDTAWSALDSFVKGELASIKASGKKIRLVTSTINSPSTLGVIAAFTAQYPTTKHVTYDAVSYTGIIQANQNSFGKAVLPHYNFDKADLIVSFGADFLGSWISHSEFTRQYVSKRNEQAVKSGKMSRHIHFEAGMSITGSNADVRIPIKVSQEGLALVNLYNAIAGTTLPGSKKLGNNVADNAIILAAKELQNAKGRALVVSGSNDVATQVLVNAINSLLGSYGTTIDLDNPSYQYKGNDADVVALIEEMKRGEVGAVMFLDANPVYNYYQSSAFADALKKVRLKVSFAPYLDETAAECNIVAPNHNFLESWGDENALEGYYTIVQPTINPVYDTRQAEQSLLIWSDNAVKDYYTFVRNNWNTTLLAKGGLAGQNGWETLLQTGFIKVAPKASSPVSFSRDLNAVAQTIIGQGAKLAGGEGKLELQVYENTTVGNGKKANNPWLQELPEPVSKVTWDNFVAIAPKTAEELKLEEGDLIEISANGYKTELPVLLQPGQAQGTASIALGYGRSKAGKVGDGVGKNAYPFMVLTNGTFQGNAVAEVKALGGDKIVLAQTQTHHSYEGRDVIRETTLQEYLKKPEGEEKGEKETYSLWDEYDRPQYNWVMAIDLNACTGCGACVVACNAENNIPVVGRDEVRRRREMHWIRIDRYYSFDEKGKTVTEEKEISKLEDLDHVSVTYQPMLCQHCDHAPCETVCPVLATTHSSEGLNQMTYNRCVGTRYCANNCPYKVRRFNWFNYWNDSRFENYLQNDYTELVLNPDVTTRFRGVMEKCSMCAQRIQAGKLNAKLEKRSLKDGDIKVACQQTCSANAIIFGNANDPNSEVSKALKSDRTYYVLEELNVKPGIGYQTKVRNRLTTEA, encoded by the coding sequence ATGGAAAGCAATAAAAAATACTGGAAAGGTTTAGAAGAGCTGAACAACACGCCAGAGTTTGTTGAAAAGAACAAGCACGAGTTTGCCGAGCCTATTCCGATCGAGGAGGTGCTGAGCGGTACCGGGCTTACCGGAAAGACCCCGCGTCGTAACTTCTTAAAGACCGTTGGTTTTGGTATAGGTGCGGTTTCGTTGGCAGCTTGTCAAAAAACACCTGTCCATAAATCGATCCCATACCTGATCAAACCAGAGGAGGTAACTCCGGGTATAGCCAACTTCTACGTATCAAGCTACGAAGGCCAAGCTATATTGGTAAAGACCCGTGAAGGTCGTCCGATCAAGATCGAGGGTAACCCTAACGATCTGTTTGGCCAGGGAGGTGTTAGCGCCCAAACACAAGCCGCCGTGCTTGACCTATATGATAGCAACCGCCTTAAAGGACCAATGCAGGACCAAGGCGATACCGCCTGGAGCGCACTGGATAGCTTTGTTAAAGGTGAACTTGCTTCTATTAAAGCCAGTGGCAAAAAGATCCGCCTGGTAACTTCAACGATCAACAGCCCTTCAACACTGGGTGTGATCGCTGCCTTTACCGCACAATACCCTACCACTAAGCATGTAACTTATGATGCCGTTTCTTACACCGGTATCATTCAGGCTAACCAGAACAGCTTTGGTAAAGCCGTATTGCCTCATTACAACTTTGACAAGGCTGACCTGATCGTAAGCTTTGGTGCCGATTTCCTGGGTTCATGGATCTCGCATTCAGAGTTCACCCGCCAGTACGTATCAAAGCGTAACGAGCAGGCTGTAAAGAGCGGTAAAATGTCTCGCCATATCCATTTTGAGGCAGGCATGAGCATCACCGGCAGTAACGCCGATGTGCGTATCCCGATCAAAGTATCACAAGAAGGTTTAGCTCTTGTTAACTTATATAATGCTATTGCCGGTACTACTTTACCAGGTTCAAAAAAACTGGGTAACAACGTAGCCGATAACGCGATCATCCTTGCCGCTAAAGAATTGCAAAACGCTAAGGGCCGTGCCCTGGTAGTAAGCGGCAGCAATGATGTAGCTACTCAAGTGTTGGTAAATGCCATCAACTCATTGTTGGGCAGCTATGGCACTACTATCGATCTTGACAATCCATCATACCAATACAAAGGCAACGATGCTGATGTAGTGGCACTGATCGAAGAAATGAAACGCGGTGAAGTAGGCGCAGTGATGTTCCTGGATGCTAACCCGGTTTACAACTACTACCAAAGCAGCGCCTTTGCTGACGCTTTGAAGAAAGTACGTTTGAAAGTGTCTTTCGCTCCTTACCTGGACGAGACCGCTGCCGAGTGTAACATCGTGGCACCTAACCATAACTTTTTAGAGTCATGGGGTGATGAGAACGCTTTGGAAGGTTACTACACTATCGTACAACCGACCATCAACCCGGTATACGATACCCGTCAGGCTGAGCAAAGCTTGCTGATCTGGAGTGACAATGCCGTTAAAGACTACTACACTTTCGTACGTAATAACTGGAACACTACTCTTTTAGCTAAAGGCGGACTGGCCGGTCAGAACGGTTGGGAAACTTTACTGCAAACCGGTTTCATTAAGGTAGCCCCTAAGGCATCTTCACCGGTTAGCTTTAGCCGTGATCTGAACGCAGTAGCGCAAACCATCATTGGTCAGGGTGCTAAGTTGGCAGGTGGCGAAGGTAAATTAGAGTTACAGGTATATGAAAATACTACCGTAGGTAACGGTAAAAAGGCTAACAACCCATGGTTGCAGGAATTACCTGAGCCAGTGTCAAAAGTTACCTGGGATAACTTTGTGGCCATTGCGCCTAAGACCGCTGAAGAGCTGAAATTAGAGGAAGGCGACCTGATCGAGATCAGCGCTAACGGTTACAAAACAGAATTACCTGTATTGTTACAACCAGGCCAGGCTCAAGGCACTGCTTCTATCGCTTTAGGTTACGGCCGTAGCAAAGCAGGTAAAGTAGGCGATGGCGTAGGTAAGAACGCTTATCCGTTCATGGTGTTGACCAATGGTACCTTCCAGGGCAATGCTGTAGCCGAAGTGAAAGCTTTAGGCGGCGATAAGATCGTATTAGCGCAAACTCAAACTCACCACTCTTACGAAGGTCGTGACGTGATCCGTGAGACCACGCTGCAAGAGTACCTGAAAAAGCCAGAAGGCGAAGAGAAAGGCGAGAAAGAAACATACAGCCTTTGGGATGAATATGACCGTCCTCAGTACAACTGGGTAATGGCCATTGACCTGAACGCTTGTACCGGTTGCGGCGCCTGCGTGGTGGCTTGTAACGCTGAGAACAACATTCCAGTAGTAGGTCGTGACGAGGTTCGCCGTCGTCGTGAGATGCACTGGATCCGTATCGATCGTTACTACAGCTTTGACGAAAAAGGCAAGACCGTTACTGAAGAGAAAGAGATCAGCAAACTGGAAGACCTTGATCACGTATCGGTAACTTACCAGCCAATGCTTTGTCAGCACTGTGATCACGCACCTTGCGAGACCGTGTGCCCGGTATTAGCTACCACTCACTCAAGTGAGGGTTTGAACCAAATGACGTACAACCGTTGCGTTGGTACCCGTTACTGCGCTAACAACTGTCCGTACAAAGTTCGTCGTTTCAACTGGTTCAACTACTGGAACGATTCACGCTTCGAGAACTACCTGCAGAACGATTACACTGAGTTGGTATTGAACCCTGACGTTACCACCCGTTTCCGCGGTGTGATGGAGAAATGCTCAATGTGTGCTCAGCGTATCCAAGCCGGTAAACTGAATGCCAAATTAGAGAAACGTTCATTGAAAGATGGCGATATCAAAGTGGCTTGCCAGCAAACCTGCTCGGCCAATGCGATCATCTTCGGTAACGCTAACGATCCTAACTCAGAAGTATCAAAAGCGCTTAAGAGCGACAGGACATACTACGTGCTTGAAGAGCTTAACGTGAAACCAGGCATCGGTTACCAAACCAAAGTAAGGAACAGACTGACAACAGAAGCTTAA
- the nrfD gene encoding NrfD/PsrC family molybdoenzyme membrane anchor subunit: MASHSEAIIREPLITGKDITYAQITNEVLLPVENKPNMAWWIGFALAVAGASLWVFSISWTFWYGIGEWGLNKTVGWAWDITGFVWWVGIGHAGTLISAVLLLFRQNWRNSINRSAEAMTIFAVVCAATYIFGHMGRPWLAYWTLPLPNQYGSLWVNWNSALMMDVFAISTYFSVSLVFWYTGLLPDIASIRDRATGLRRRIYSILSFGWTGSVKTWQRFETVSLILAGISTPLVLSVHTIVSFDFATSLEPGWHTTIFPPYFVAGAIFSGFAMVQTLLLIARKVLGLENYITMFHIESMNKIIMLTGSIVGVAYITEFFIAWYSGVEYEQYAFINRSTGPYWWAYWSMMTCNVITPQLFWFKKIRINIPLSWVLSIIVNIGMWFERFVIIVTSLHRDFIPSSWVMFYPTWTDVGIFVGSIGVFFTMFLLFIRVLPSVAMAEVKLLLKSSSEQAKKKLIDAGHLEPEAQADYIKALEKYDSVDLTQYQKA; this comes from the coding sequence ATGGCATCTCACAGTGAAGCAATAATCAGGGAACCGTTGATCACGGGCAAGGATATAACCTATGCCCAGATCACTAACGAGGTTTTACTCCCTGTAGAAAATAAGCCCAATATGGCGTGGTGGATCGGCTTTGCCCTCGCCGTTGCCGGTGCAAGCCTTTGGGTATTCTCCATCAGCTGGACCTTTTGGTACGGTATCGGCGAGTGGGGTTTGAACAAAACAGTTGGCTGGGCCTGGGACATCACCGGTTTCGTGTGGTGGGTAGGTATCGGTCACGCCGGTACGCTGATCTCGGCAGTATTATTACTGTTCCGTCAAAACTGGCGTAACTCTATCAACCGCTCTGCCGAGGCGATGACCATCTTCGCGGTAGTTTGTGCGGCCACTTACATTTTTGGTCACATGGGCCGCCCTTGGTTGGCTTACTGGACCTTACCATTACCTAACCAGTATGGTTCACTTTGGGTGAACTGGAACTCGGCACTGATGATGGACGTGTTCGCGATCTCGACCTACTTCTCAGTATCATTAGTGTTCTGGTACACTGGTCTGTTGCCTGACATCGCTTCTATCCGTGACCGTGCTACCGGTCTTCGCCGCCGCATTTACTCGATCCTTTCATTCGGTTGGACCGGTTCGGTAAAGACCTGGCAGCGTTTCGAGACCGTGTCACTGATCCTGGCAGGTATCTCAACACCACTGGTACTTTCAGTACACACTATCGTATCATTTGACTTTGCTACCTCACTGGAGCCAGGATGGCACACCACCATCTTCCCGCCATACTTCGTTGCGGGTGCGATCTTCTCGGGTTTCGCTATGGTACAAACCCTGTTGCTGATCGCCCGTAAGGTATTAGGTTTAGAGAACTACATCACCATGTTCCACATCGAATCAATGAACAAGATCATCATGTTGACCGGTTCTATCGTGGGTGTGGCCTATATCACTGAGTTCTTCATCGCTTGGTACTCAGGTGTGGAGTACGAGCAATACGCGTTCATCAACCGTTCTACCGGTCCATACTGGTGGGCGTACTGGAGCATGATGACCTGTAACGTGATCACTCCGCAGTTGTTCTGGTTCAAGAAGATCCGCATCAACATCCCACTTTCATGGGTGCTGTCGATCATCGTGAACATCGGTATGTGGTTCGAGCGTTTCGTGATCATCGTTACCTCACTTCACCGCGACTTTATCCCGTCAAGCTGGGTGATGTTCTACCCGACCTGGACAGACGTAGGTATCTTCGTTGGATCGATCGGTGTGTTCTTTACCATGTTCTTGTTGTTCATCCGCGTGTTACCTTCAGTGGCTATGGCCGAGGTTAAGTTATTGCTGAAATCATCGAGCGAGCAAGCTAAGAAGAAACTGATAGACGCTGGCCACTTAGAGCCGGAAGCACAGGCAGATTATATTAAAGCATTAGAAAAATACGACAGTGTTGATCTAACTCAATACCAAAAAGCATAA
- a CDS encoding DUF3341 domain-containing protein, which produces MSSTKFILGCFDDPDDLMHGIDNLQKNSIPIYDVYTPMPIHGIEAKLGVKESRLGYAAFCFGCLGATVIFSIVYYTLVHDWPMNIGGKPHFAMPDFVPFTFEWTILFTAFGMVATFFAATHLFPGRAPRVMDLRATDDRFVIAVDAKGNIPHDDITRLLKDAGAVEVKHNERKYVSYE; this is translated from the coding sequence ATGAGCAGCACTAAATTTATATTAGGTTGTTTCGATGATCCCGATGATCTGATGCACGGCATCGATAACTTACAAAAGAACAGTATCCCTATTTACGATGTGTACACTCCAATGCCTATCCACGGTATCGAGGCTAAGCTTGGCGTAAAAGAGTCACGCCTGGGTTATGCAGCATTTTGCTTCGGCTGCCTGGGTGCAACAGTGATCTTCAGCATCGTGTATTACACTTTGGTGCATGACTGGCCGATGAACATCGGTGGTAAGCCGCACTTTGCCATGCCTGACTTTGTTCCATTCACCTTTGAGTGGACCATCCTGTTCACCGCATTTGGTATGGTGGCCACCTTCTTTGCTGCTACGCACCTGTTCCCGGGCCGTGCGCCAAGGGTAATGGACCTGCGTGCTACTGATGATCGCTTTGTGATCGCGGTAGATGCCAAAGGAAACATTCCACATGATGATATAACCCGCCTGCTGAAGGATGCAGGAGCTGTAGAAGTTAAGCACAACGAGAGAAAGTATGTTAGCTATGAATAA
- a CDS encoding c-type cytochrome, with product MNKIKIFGATMIAIAATVVVSSCHDKQSTGWQYAPNMYEHIAYDPDQKNPNFKDGKTAQVPPAGSIPLGFTRFDYPNTRAGYDQASAEVKSILAQTQQNYAEGKKLYESYCSPCHGMTGQGDGEVTKHGYPPPPSYSQGQSSRGGAMKDLTDGKIYHTITYGVNAMGSYASQLAPEERWKVIMYVHHLQTL from the coding sequence ATGAATAAGATCAAGATATTCGGTGCCACCATGATCGCTATCGCTGCTACAGTGGTAGTGTCATCGTGCCATGATAAACAAAGCACCGGCTGGCAGTATGCGCCTAACATGTATGAGCATATCGCCTACGATCCCGACCAAAAGAACCCTAATTTCAAGGATGGTAAAACAGCACAGGTACCTCCGGCAGGTAGCATACCACTGGGCTTTACCCGCTTTGATTATCCGAACACACGTGCCGGTTACGATCAGGCAAGTGCTGAGGTAAAAAGTATACTGGCTCAAACCCAGCAGAACTACGCCGAAGGAAAGAAACTGTACGAATCATATTGCTCACCATGCCACGGTATGACAGGGCAGGGTGATGGTGAAGTGACCAAACATGGTTATCCGCCGCCGCCATCGTACTCACAAGGTCAGTCATCACGTGGTGGCGCCATGAAAGACCTTACCGACGGTAAAATATATCATACCATCACTTACGGTGTGAACGCCATGGGTTCATATGCATCGCAGCTGGCACCCGAGGAGCGCTGGAAAGTGATCATGTATGTACATCATTTGCAAACCTTATAA
- a CDS encoding quinol:cytochrome C oxidoreductase gives MASHQHSFNERFEFAGKAKTLSLAGIVIGVIGILYGFLVDHSELHAVRTFSNLLLMSYYFVGICVAGVFFLAYQYMAQAGWSVVLLRIPQAFAKVLVYAVIILLVIVGAGLFLTHPEHHEGHEVMSPYLYSHWATDGLAKEGSPIYDAIIAGKSAFLNKPFFYGSLIVMLGLYTWFGMLLVRYSNNEDEIGGMFNYNKAFKMSAIFLVIFGFTFPIYAFGTIMSLEAHWFSTMFGWYNLAAVHVSGLAVIAVVLILLKKNGYFSWVNESHLQDLGKLIFGFSIFWTYVWFAQFFLTWYANMPEESVYFYKRWEPEYKWWFWLNIVLNFVAPLFLLMMNDNKRSMNRMLLACIVIIIGHWLDYYLMIMPGTMESHREFGITELFTFIGFAGLFTFLMLSALSKFESLIPKKHPFLDESLHHHLY, from the coding sequence ATGGCCTCTCATCAACATAGTTTTAACGAACGATTTGAATTTGCCGGTAAAGCCAAAACACTGAGCCTTGCAGGCATAGTGATCGGCGTGATCGGCATCTTATACGGCTTCCTGGTTGACCACTCGGAGCTACACGCCGTGCGCACGTTTTCGAACCTGCTGCTAATGAGCTACTATTTTGTAGGCATTTGCGTTGCTGGTGTATTCTTTTTAGCGTACCAGTACATGGCGCAAGCCGGCTGGTCAGTAGTATTGCTACGTATACCACAAGCTTTTGCTAAGGTATTAGTATATGCCGTGATCATCTTATTAGTGATCGTAGGTGCAGGTCTGTTCCTGACACATCCTGAGCACCATGAAGGTCATGAAGTGATGTCGCCTTACCTTTACTCACACTGGGCCACTGATGGCCTGGCTAAAGAGGGTAGCCCTATTTATGACGCGATCATCGCTGGTAAATCTGCGTTCTTAAACAAACCTTTCTTTTACGGTTCATTGATCGTGATGCTGGGCTTGTATACTTGGTTCGGTATGTTACTGGTTAGATACTCTAATAATGAGGACGAGATCGGTGGTATGTTCAACTACAACAAAGCCTTTAAAATGTCGGCCATATTCCTGGTGATCTTTGGCTTTACCTTCCCGATCTACGCGTTCGGTACCATCATGTCATTAGAGGCACACTGGTTCTCTACCATGTTCGGTTGGTACAACTTGGCCGCTGTTCACGTAAGTGGATTAGCAGTGATCGCTGTTGTATTGATCTTATTGAAAAAGAACGGTTACTTCTCATGGGTTAACGAAAGCCACCTGCAGGATCTTGGTAAATTGATCTTCGGTTTCTCGATATTCTGGACCTACGTTTGGTTCGCACAGTTCTTCCTTACCTGGTATGCCAACATGCCTGAGGAAAGTGTGTACTTCTACAAACGTTGGGAGCCTGAATACAAATGGTGGTTCTGGTTGAACATCGTGTTGAACTTTGTTGCGCCTTTATTCCTCCTGATGATGAACGACAACAAACGTTCGATGAACCGTATGCTGTTAGCTTGTATCGTGATCATCATCGGTCACTGGTTAGATTATTACCTGATGATCATGCCTGGCACCATGGAGTCACACCGTGAGTTCGGTATCACCGAGTTGTTCACATTCATAGGATTTGCAGGTCTGTTCACCTTCTTGATGCTGAGCGCGTTGAGCAAGTTCGAGTCGCTTATTCCTAAAAAGCACCCGTTCCTGGACGAAAGCCTTCATCACCACTTATATTAA